The nucleotide sequence TGGAAGAAACGCCGACAGATAATAATCCCGTTGTTGAAGAAGGTGTGACTGGCAATTCGCTAACCGATGTTCTCGATAATGATGCTCATGTTGAAAATGAACCGGAAGAGCTTAAGAGTGTCTTACCTGCCAGCGAGAGTGTTGATATAGCAAAAGTTATTTCATCCTATTACGGTTACGAATCAGAAAATCAAGTATCATCATGTAATCCTCATATGACTTCTGTAAAATATAACCATTATGCTGCAGCACCAGCGAAAAAAAAGAAAAGAAGACATTCCTTTGGGAAATCACTTCTATATCTTTTAGTAATTGGCGCTTTGGGTTTATTTTTTCTAGGTTTGTTCTTCTATTTTCAATCCAAGGAGGTTAAGGACATTTTACCAATAATGGTAGAAAGTGTTCCACAATTAGAGGAGATCCAAATAGTTACTCCAGATTCAATGGCAAAAGATTCTGTACAAATAAAATCTTCTCCTGAAATACTTCCGATTACTCCAAGCACTCCAAGTACAGCTTCATTATATTTGGATACTATTGTAATTAAATCAGGCGATAGACTGACACTCGTATCACAAAAATATTATGGTCATAAATTGTTTTGGGTCTATCTTTACTTAGAGAATAAAGATGCAATTGGAAATCCTAATCATGTACCGATAGGAACATCTATTCTTATACCATTACCTCAAAAATACAATATTGATGCTAATAAGAAAGTTTCGCTGGATAAAGCTGCGGCACTTCAAACACAAATTTTAAATGAAGAATAACTAGTTTTTACTACTGATTTTATAAGAGTGCTTTCGGTTAGCATTATTTAACTGGTAAAGTAAGGAATACGGTTTTAACATTTCTATTTTTGTGCTGCTTTTAAATGAAGAAGAAAATAACAAACAATATAATTAATTAATTCTATGAGTCAGACAGTAGACATTCGTGAGTTGAATGAACGAATTGAAAGCAAGAGTTCGTTTGTGAATATGATTACGATGGGAATGGACCAGGTAATCGTAGGTCAGAAACATTTAGTTGAATCTTTAATGATTGGTCTGCTATCGGATGGACATATCCTTCTGGAAGGTGTCCCCGGTTTGGCAAAAACTTTGGCTATTAAAACATTGGCTTCGTTGATTGATGCTAAGTACAGCCGTATTCAGTTTACTCCGGACTTGCTACCGGCCGATGTTACTGGTACGATGATTTACAGTCAGAAAAATGAAGATTTCCATGTTAAACAAGGGCCTATCTTCGCTAATTTTGTTTTAGCTGATGAAATTAACCGTGCACCAGCAAAGGTTCAGAGTGCTCTTTTGGAAGCAATGCAGGAACGTCAGGTTACTATCAGCGATCAGACATTCAAGTTGCCGGATCCATTTTTGGTAATGGCTACTCAGAATCCTATAGAACAAGAAGGTACTTATCCATTACCAGAAGCTCAGGTTGACCGTTTTATGCTGAAGGTTGTTATCAATTACCCTAAAAAAGAAGAAGAAAAACTAATCATCCGTCAGAATATTTCTGGAATTTCACCTGTGATTAAACCAGTTGTAACAAAGCAAGAGATTATTGAAGCCCGTAAAGTGGTAAGAGATGTATATTTGGATGAAAAAATAGAGCGATACATTGTGGATATTGTATTTGCAACACGTTTTCCCCAGGAACACGGACTTCCTAATCTTGCAAATATGATTTCATTTGGAGCTTCTCCCCGTGCATCTATTAATTTGGCTTTGGCAGCTCGTGCATATGCATTTATTAAACGCAGAGGATATGTAATTCCTGAAGATGTACGTGCCGTTTGCCATGATGTTATGCGTCATCGTATGGGACTAAGCTATGAAGCTGAAGCAAATAACCTGACTTCTGAAGATATTATTAGCGAAATATTGAATAAAGTAGAAGTTCCTTGATGTTATCTTCGGAATTAAAGATAGTCAATTTCATTTTAGAAATTCCTTACCTTGATAGAGAAGATAATAATTAGTAAAAACTAAGTACGTAGTACTATGGAAACAAGTGAACTATTAAAGAAAGTTCGTCGGATAGAAATAAAAACCCGAGGGCTGTCCCGTAATATATTTGCGGGTCAGTATCATTCGGCTTTTAAAGGTCGAGGAATGGCTTTTAGTGAAGTGCGTGAATACCAATATGGAGATGATATCCGGGATATTGACTGGAATGTTACGGCGAGGTATTCCCGTCCTTTCGTTAAAGTATTTGAAGAAGAACGAGAACTAACGGTTATGTTGCTTATAGATGTTTCCGGTAGTAGAGATTTTGGTTCTGTTAACGTAATGAAGAAAGAAATCATTACCGAGATTGCGGCTACTCTTGCTTTTTCAGCTATTCAGAATAATGATAAAATTGGCGTTTTATTCTTTTCTGATAAGATTGAAAAGTTTATTCCTCCTCAAAAAGGGAAAAAACATATTCTGTATATTATTCGCGAATTGATTGACTTTCATCCAGAAGATACTAAGACTGATATAAGTCAGGTATTGAAGTATCTTACTAATGCTATAAAAAAGCGTTGTACAGCTTTCCTTATATCTGATTTTATTGATAAAGGAGGATTTAAGGATGCGCTTACAATCGCTAACCGAAAGCACGATGTGGTCGCTATTCAGGTGTACGACCAGCGGGAAACAGAACTTCCTTCGGTAGGTCTTTTGAAAGTTAAAGATGCCGAAACAGGGGAGGAACGTTGGGTAGATAGTTCTTCTGTCCGCGTTCGTAATGCGTTTAGTGAGTGGTGGAATAACCGACAGGCAGAAATGAATAATGCGTTTAAGAAATGCCGCGTTGATTCTGTTTCAATACGAACGGATGATGATTATGTAAAAGCGTTGATAGCTCTTTTTGATAAACGTAATTAAGCATGCAAATGAGATATATAAAAAATGGCATTCTGTTTATTGCTATTGCACTGGCTGCATTGCAAGAAACAAAACTGTCTGCGCAGCAAACCCTGATTGATGTTTCAATTGACTCTGCGGCTATTTTAATTGGTGAACAGACAGTTTTACACCTCACTGTAACAACCGATAATGGTAAGAATGTGCTGATTCCTATTCCGAATGATACATTAATGACAGGAGTAGAGGTATTGCATCTTTACAAAGCGGATTCTACAGTGATAGAGAACAATAGGTTACTTATCAAACAAGATATACTGATTACTTCTTTTGATTCATCTTTATATCTTCTGCCTCCTTTTAAGGTTATCGATAATACAGATACTATTTATTCGAATCAGGTAGCGTTAAAGGTGTCTACAATTCCTGTAAAATCAGATAAACCTGAAGAATTTAATGATATTAAGGAAACCTGGACACCTCCATTTGTTTTAGCTGATTATTATGATATAATCTATGGCATTTTGTTCGCTTGTTTCCTTATTTGTTTGATAGGATATATTTTACAAAGGATAAGAAACAGGCAATCTATCATTCCTTTCAGAAAGCTGGAACCAAAGTTACCACCGTATGAAATGGCGATAAGAGAACTTGATGAGATTAAGCATCAGAAATTGTGGCAGCAGGGACGGAATAAAGAATATTATACTTTGTTGACAGACACGTTGCGTAAGTACATCGTTGATCGTTTTGGTATAAATGCAATGGAAATGACTTCCGGAGAAATTCTGGAGTTTATTCATAGTGAAAGTGAAGCTAAATCAGTATATGATAGTCTGAAACAAATACTTGAATTGTCTGATTTTGTAAAGTTTGCCAAGCTACACCCTCTGCCTAACGAAAACGAAATAAGTCTGATGAATGCTTATTTGTTCGTTAATCAGACTAAAATAGTCGAATTGGCTAAATCTGATGAATCAAAAGAATCAACTGAAATAAAAGAATAAAATGGTATTTGCGAATCCAACATATCTGTTTTTATTGTTGTTGCTCATCCCTTTGATTGGATGGTACATTTGGAAGCTTCGAAAAAAACAGGCAAGCTTTCAGATTTCTTCCTCTCAGGCATTTGAGGCCCCGGAAGCAACATCATATAAAGTATATCTAAGGCATCTTCCTTTTGTATTACGTGTATTTGTAATTGCTTTGCTTATTGTTGTTTTGGCACGGCCTCAAACGACTGACAATTGGCAAAACTCTACTACAGAGGGAATTGATATTGTTATGACAATGGATATATCGAGTAGTATGCTTGCGCAAGATTTAAAGCCTAATCGCTTGGAGGCGGCTAAGGATGTTGCTGCCGCCTTTGTAAACGGCAGGCCTAATGATAACATCGGTTTGGTGGTTTTTTCAGGTGAAAGTTTTACGCAATGCCCGTTAACTACCGATCATACTGTATTGCTTAATCTTTTTAAGGATATTCAGAGCGGTATGATTGAAGATGGAACGGCTGTAGGTCTTGGCCTTGCTAATGCTGTAAGTCGTATTAAAGAAAGTCAGGCAAAATCGAAAGTTATCATTCTGCTAACTGACGGATCCAATAACATGGGAGAAATTGCTCCGGTAACGGCCGCCGAGATTGCTAAAACGTTCGGCATTCGGGTATATACCATTGGGGTAGGTACACAGGGTGAAGCTCCTTATCCGTTTCAAACAGCATTTGGAGTTCAATATCAGAAAATAAAGGTTGATATTGATGAAAAAACGCTGAATCAGATTGCTGTTACAACTGGAGGTAAGTATTTTAGAGCTACTGATAACGCGAGTCTAAAGGCCATCTATTCCGAAATAGATCAGATGGAAAAAGTTAAAATCAGTGTGCAGCAATATAGCAAGAAACAGGAAGAATATAAAAACCTTGCATTGCTTATATTTGCGTTATTACTGATAGAAATTACATTGAGATATACATTGTTCAGAAATATTCCATAAATAAAAGGCTTATGTTTCGTTTTGCAAATCCGGACTTTCTGTACTTGCTTTTTATACTACCTGTATTGATTGCATTTTATGTGTATGCTTATATACAGAAGAAAAAAGCGTTAAAGAGATTGGGTAATCCTGCGTTGCTGTTACAACTGATGCCGGAGGTATCATCCAAGCGTCAGTTTTTAAAATTTTGGTTTATGTTTGGTGCTATTGCTGCTGTAATATTTGTAATAGCCGGACCTCAGTTTGGTTCAAAACTCGAAACGGTAAAGCGTCAAGGGGTCGAAATTATGGTCTGTCTTGACGTTTCGAACTCTATGTTGGCTGAAGATGTTTCTCCAAATCGATTAGAGAAATCCAAACAAATGTTGTCAAAACTTACCGATGGTTTTACAAATGACAAGGTGGGTTTAATTGTGTTTGCAGGTGATGCATATACGCAATTGCCAATTACATCTGATTATATTTCTGCTAAGATGTTTTTGTCTTCAATTAATCCGTCTATGGTTTCTACACAGGGAACTTCTATTGGTGCAGCAATTAATTTAGCTGTTCGGTCGTTTACCCCAAGTGAAACTTCGGATAAGACAATCGTTTTGATAACAGATGGTGAAAATCATGAGGATGATGCTGTAAGTGCCGCCGCTGCTGCTACCGAAAAAGGCATCCATGTTAATATAGTTGGAATAGGCTTACCCAAAGGGTCTCCAATTCCTTTGGCAGGTTCGAATAATTACATGAAAGATAATACTGGAAATGTTGTCATCACTATGTTAAATGAACAAATGTGTCAGGAGATTGCAGCAGCAGGAAAGGGTATGTATGTAAGGGCTGATAATTCAAACTCAGCATTAAAAGCTCTGCAGAATGAAATTGATAAAATGAAAAAAACTGAGCTCGACAGTAAGATTTATTCAGAGTACGACGAACAGTTCCAAATGGTTGCATGGATTGCTCTACTATTATTAATTGTAGAGTTGTTGATATTTGATCGTAAGAACAGAATTTTCAAGAAGGTAAAGATTTTTTCTTAAACTAAGGAAGTTATGATAATTAGACATAGATCATCCATTTTTATTGCTATTTTTATTCTTTCATCCGGCTTTGCTTTTGCTCAGAAAGCCGAACGGAAGAATGTTCGCAATGGAAACAAATTATATAAAACTGAAAAATTCACGGAAGCAGAGATTGCTTATCGCAAGAGCCTG is from uncultured Macellibacteroides sp. and encodes:
- a CDS encoding HU family DNA-binding protein, producing the protein MNSRLTIQEIATLLSVRTGKSTQDAEKFLREFVAVVSVGVLSDRVVKIKGLGTLKILLVEDRESIHVNTGERILIPAHYKYSFIPDTELKELVNRPFSLFETTEINDSESFPDLEVSLEDEPESESESDDEALVVSVDPSKENKPEIQRAAETSLEVLKEILEETPTDNNPVVEEGVTGNSLTDVLDNDAHVENEPEELKSVLPASESVDIAKVISSYYGYESENQVSSCNPHMTSVKYNHYAAAPAKKKKRRHSFGKSLLYLLVIGALGLFFLGLFFYFQSKEVKDILPIMVESVPQLEEIQIVTPDSMAKDSVQIKSSPEILPITPSTPSTASLYLDTIVIKSGDRLTLVSQKYYGHKLFWVYLYLENKDAIGNPNHVPIGTSILIPLPQKYNIDANKKVSLDKAAALQTQILNEE
- a CDS encoding MoxR family ATPase, which encodes MSQTVDIRELNERIESKSSFVNMITMGMDQVIVGQKHLVESLMIGLLSDGHILLEGVPGLAKTLAIKTLASLIDAKYSRIQFTPDLLPADVTGTMIYSQKNEDFHVKQGPIFANFVLADEINRAPAKVQSALLEAMQERQVTISDQTFKLPDPFLVMATQNPIEQEGTYPLPEAQVDRFMLKVVINYPKKEEEKLIIRQNISGISPVIKPVVTKQEIIEARKVVRDVYLDEKIERYIVDIVFATRFPQEHGLPNLANMISFGASPRASINLALAARAYAFIKRRGYVIPEDVRAVCHDVMRHRMGLSYEAEANNLTSEDIISEILNKVEVP
- a CDS encoding DUF58 domain-containing protein, coding for METSELLKKVRRIEIKTRGLSRNIFAGQYHSAFKGRGMAFSEVREYQYGDDIRDIDWNVTARYSRPFVKVFEEERELTVMLLIDVSGSRDFGSVNVMKKEIITEIAATLAFSAIQNNDKIGVLFFSDKIEKFIPPQKGKKHILYIIRELIDFHPEDTKTDISQVLKYLTNAIKKRCTAFLISDFIDKGGFKDALTIANRKHDVVAIQVYDQRETELPSVGLLKVKDAETGEERWVDSSSVRVRNAFSEWWNNRQAEMNNAFKKCRVDSVSIRTDDDYVKALIALFDKRN
- a CDS encoding VWA domain-containing protein is translated as MVFANPTYLFLLLLLIPLIGWYIWKLRKKQASFQISSSQAFEAPEATSYKVYLRHLPFVLRVFVIALLIVVLARPQTTDNWQNSTTEGIDIVMTMDISSSMLAQDLKPNRLEAAKDVAAAFVNGRPNDNIGLVVFSGESFTQCPLTTDHTVLLNLFKDIQSGMIEDGTAVGLGLANAVSRIKESQAKSKVIILLTDGSNNMGEIAPVTAAEIAKTFGIRVYTIGVGTQGEAPYPFQTAFGVQYQKIKVDIDEKTLNQIAVTTGGKYFRATDNASLKAIYSEIDQMEKVKISVQQYSKKQEEYKNLALLIFALLLIEITLRYTLFRNIP
- a CDS encoding VWA domain-containing protein, with amino-acid sequence MFRFANPDFLYLLFILPVLIAFYVYAYIQKKKALKRLGNPALLLQLMPEVSSKRQFLKFWFMFGAIAAVIFVIAGPQFGSKLETVKRQGVEIMVCLDVSNSMLAEDVSPNRLEKSKQMLSKLTDGFTNDKVGLIVFAGDAYTQLPITSDYISAKMFLSSINPSMVSTQGTSIGAAINLAVRSFTPSETSDKTIVLITDGENHEDDAVSAAAAATEKGIHVNIVGIGLPKGSPIPLAGSNNYMKDNTGNVVITMLNEQMCQEIAAAGKGMYVRADNSNSALKALQNEIDKMKKTELDSKIYSEYDEQFQMVAWIALLLLIVELLIFDRKNRIFKKVKIFS